A stretch of the Porifericola rhodea genome encodes the following:
- a CDS encoding sialidase family protein produces the protein MRKQFLSFATLILILYSCQPKNEEADVPDAGSPSMVEQIIFPTQPEHTHGPTVVELSNGDLLAAWFQGSGERWADDVRIMGARKKVGANEWSSPFVMADAPGFPDVNPMLFVDQQDRLWLMWYTVLANLWETSLPRYKISENYTADAAPVWTWQDNVLLKPGGKTERGIQPDDPFVQAAQQQIKAYEPYFKDTLLSTLSAEQQQDILPKWEAYKSKLDSLARGQNMLRNGRIYEGEETRSAELGYPLMRRIGWQTKNKPFLMGDRIIVPLYSDGLDCSIFAYTDDGGQQWETSNPVIGGIGIQPTILQKNDGTLVAYLRDNGPPPYRMQYTVSKDSAKHWSIPRDAELPNPGAGFDGVTLKDGNWLMVYNDTEDGRHSLALALSEDEGKTWPWIRHLEHDTRGEQATQSHYPAIIEGKDGRIHMVYSYFHNDQEGSAKTIKYVSVSPEWVKEEAN, from the coding sequence ATGAGAAAACAGTTTTTATCATTTGCCACTTTAATTCTGATACTGTATAGCTGCCAGCCAAAAAATGAAGAGGCAGATGTCCCGGATGCGGGAAGTCCGTCTATGGTAGAGCAGATTATTTTTCCAACCCAGCCTGAGCATACGCATGGCCCTACAGTCGTAGAGTTGAGTAACGGAGACTTGCTGGCAGCCTGGTTTCAGGGTTCTGGTGAACGCTGGGCTGATGATGTGCGCATTATGGGCGCCAGAAAAAAAGTTGGCGCCAATGAGTGGTCCTCACCTTTTGTGATGGCAGATGCGCCAGGCTTCCCCGATGTTAACCCTATGCTTTTTGTAGACCAGCAGGATCGCCTCTGGCTGATGTGGTATACTGTGCTCGCCAACCTTTGGGAAACCTCATTGCCCCGCTACAAAATCAGTGAAAACTATACTGCTGATGCTGCTCCCGTCTGGACATGGCAAGATAACGTACTGCTAAAGCCGGGCGGTAAAACAGAAAGAGGCATACAACCTGATGATCCTTTCGTACAGGCTGCCCAGCAGCAGATAAAAGCCTATGAGCCGTATTTTAAAGATACTTTGCTGAGCACCTTAAGTGCTGAACAACAGCAGGACATACTGCCCAAATGGGAAGCCTACAAAAGTAAGCTGGACAGTCTGGCCAGAGGGCAGAACATGCTACGCAATGGGAGAATCTACGAAGGCGAAGAAACACGCTCCGCTGAACTGGGCTATCCGCTGATGCGCCGTATCGGGTGGCAAACGAAAAATAAACCTTTTCTAATGGGAGACAGAATCATTGTTCCCCTCTATTCTGATGGCCTGGACTGCTCTATCTTTGCTTATACAGATGATGGTGGCCAGCAGTGGGAAACCAGCAATCCAGTAATAGGGGGTATAGGTATACAGCCTACAATACTGCAAAAAAATGATGGCACTCTGGTTGCATACCTTCGCGATAATGGCCCCCCTCCCTATCGTATGCAATATACCGTCTCTAAAGACAGCGCTAAGCACTGGTCTATTCCAAGAGATGCTGAGTTGCCGAATCCTGGTGCAGGCTTTGATGGAGTTACACTTAAAGATGGCAACTGGCTAATGGTGTATAATGATACCGAAGATGGCAGGCATAGCCTGGCACTGGCCCTCTCCGAAGATGAAGGAAAAACCTGGCCCTGGATCAGACATCTGGAACATGATACCCGAGGAGAGCAGGCCACCCAAAGCCATTACCCCGCCATTATTGAAGGGAAAGATGGACGAATACATATGGTTTACAGTTACTTTCACAATGATCAGGAGGGCAGTGCTAAGACTATCAAGTATGTGAGCGTATCTCCAGAGTGGGTAAAAGAGGAAGCTAACTGA
- a CDS encoding DNA polymerase ligase N-terminal domain-containing protein, whose amino-acid sequence MHEEYQAKRDFTKTKEPQGNSRKGNDLCPIFVIQKHAASNLHYDFRLEISGTLKSWAVPKGPSIDPSTKRMAIPTEDHPIDYAWFEGTIPQGEYGGGTVMIWDKGTFVNINKDKNAAEISLEESYQQGRIEVRIEGKKLRGGFALIKMKSGKMAGNWLLTKMKDEFANPDYDPVQSETLSSESGRSMAEIAAQES is encoded by the coding sequence ATGCACGAAGAATACCAGGCTAAAAGAGACTTTACAAAGACAAAAGAGCCGCAGGGCAACTCTAGAAAAGGGAATGATCTTTGCCCTATATTCGTCATACAAAAGCATGCGGCTTCTAATTTGCATTACGATTTCCGTCTAGAGATCAGCGGTACACTCAAGTCGTGGGCCGTACCCAAAGGACCAAGCATTGATCCTTCAACCAAACGTATGGCTATTCCTACTGAAGACCATCCAATAGACTATGCCTGGTTTGAAGGTACTATACCCCAGGGTGAGTATGGTGGTGGTACGGTTATGATTTGGGATAAGGGAACCTTCGTAAATATTAATAAAGATAAAAACGCTGCCGAAATCTCGCTTGAAGAGAGCTATCAGCAGGGAAGGATAGAAGTGCGAATAGAAGGTAAAAAATTACGGGGCGGCTTTGCCCTGATAAAGATGAAGAGCGGCAAAATGGCAGGCAACTGGTTACTTACCAAAATGAAAGATGAGTTTGCCAATCCAGATTACGATCCTGTTCAGTCTGAAACCTTAAGCTCAGAAAGTGGACGAAGCATGGCAGAGATAGCAGCACAGGAGAGCTAA
- a CDS encoding carcinine hydrolase/isopenicillin-N N-acyltransferase family protein — protein sequence MFRILFLIPALLVITTINLVACSVLYYVDKKSGKIYVANHEDYWYDVKAYLRVIPAKKNKLARLWYGWDDFAQGGINEAGLFFDGAVTPEEERPEGYHPPKGNLGDELLANCKNVEEALNFLESRKIALNNAHMMLGDQNGQAVVVEWVRGKKQLVWLEESTHLTMTNFHLSTTPDDDVVCPRYQAIEQAIEQMENSVTDIDLLNVGNTLAGAAQPARANQEGKLGGTLYSSFINLTDMEFYLVYQLDNNKVTRLMLNEVFEENKRKKIRLR from the coding sequence ATGTTCAGAATACTTTTTCTTATCCCAGCTTTGCTGGTAATAACTACCATAAATCTGGTGGCTTGTTCGGTACTCTATTATGTAGACAAGAAGAGCGGAAAGATTTACGTAGCCAATCATGAAGACTATTGGTATGATGTCAAGGCTTACCTTCGGGTAATACCAGCAAAAAAGAACAAGCTAGCCCGGCTATGGTACGGCTGGGATGATTTTGCTCAAGGGGGAATCAACGAAGCAGGGCTGTTTTTTGATGGAGCTGTTACTCCTGAAGAAGAGAGACCAGAAGGCTACCACCCGCCTAAAGGAAATCTGGGTGATGAACTACTGGCCAACTGCAAAAACGTAGAGGAAGCCCTTAACTTTCTGGAAAGTAGAAAAATTGCTCTCAATAATGCTCACATGATGTTGGGTGACCAGAATGGGCAAGCCGTAGTGGTAGAATGGGTAAGAGGGAAAAAGCAATTAGTATGGCTGGAAGAGAGTACTCACCTGACGATGACAAATTTTCATCTAAGTACTACTCCCGACGATGACGTAGTATGCCCAAGATACCAGGCTATTGAACAGGCCATTGAGCAGATGGAAAACTCTGTTACTGATATTGATTTGCTCAATGTAGGTAATACGCTGGCAGGAGCTGCCCAGCCAGCACGTGCCAACCAGGAGGGTAAGCTGGGGGGCACACTTTACTCATCTTTTATTAACCTAACAGATATGGAGTTTTACCTGGTATATCAGTTGGATAATAACAAAGTGACCAGACTGATGCTCAATGAGGTATTTGAGGAGAACAAGCGCAAGAAAATTCGTTTGCGATAA
- a CDS encoding Gfo/Idh/MocA family oxidoreductase has product MKKTDTTRRKFLKNAALGTAGAGLATAFSAKSYANIIGANDRVNVGIVGFSNRAKGSLIPAFLNHSNELNFRFVGVSDIWNRRRDECQAFFSEYDLEKIKAYRNNEELYDSKTVDAVIISTADFQHALHAKEAVEAGCDVYCEKPFGESMEDIKAGLDACESSGKVVQIGSQRRSGANYHAASDFIKSGKFGDITMVEMTWNVNQPGRWRRPDLVANIRKEDTDWDRFLMNRPKEAWDPRKYLEYRLFWPYSSGIPGQWMSHQIDTVHWFSGLDHPRSVSANGGVYMWNDGRKNADTMTAVFEYGPDDDLSKGFQVVYSSRMHNSAGGVKEIYFSNAGTLNLDNNTISPEGGLTERHASAMGMEPNLLPEMNLADAAKVETSANTGVDNMTSAHMRNWMECVRDRNVKTNAPVRVGYNHSVANIMTTTALHTGKRVTFDDKSQMIVQS; this is encoded by the coding sequence ATGAAAAAAACTGATACTACCCGGAGAAAATTCTTAAAGAATGCTGCGCTTGGCACTGCTGGTGCGGGTTTAGCTACCGCATTTTCTGCTAAAAGCTACGCTAACATTATAGGAGCCAACGACAGAGTGAATGTGGGTATTGTAGGCTTTTCCAATCGTGCCAAAGGCTCGCTCATTCCTGCCTTCTTAAATCACTCCAATGAGCTTAACTTTCGCTTTGTAGGTGTCTCAGATATCTGGAACCGCCGTCGCGACGAATGCCAGGCCTTTTTTAGCGAATACGATCTGGAAAAAATTAAGGCCTATCGTAATAATGAAGAGCTTTATGATAGCAAAACAGTAGATGCCGTTATCATTAGTACCGCAGACTTTCAGCATGCCCTGCATGCCAAAGAAGCAGTAGAAGCCGGATGCGATGTGTATTGCGAGAAGCCCTTTGGAGAGTCTATGGAAGATATTAAGGCTGGGCTGGATGCCTGCGAAAGCTCAGGCAAAGTAGTGCAGATTGGCTCTCAGCGTAGAAGTGGTGCTAACTATCACGCAGCTTCTGATTTTATCAAGTCTGGTAAGTTTGGCGACATTACTATGGTAGAGATGACCTGGAACGTAAACCAGCCCGGCAGATGGCGCCGTCCTGACCTGGTAGCTAATATTCGCAAAGAAGATACGGACTGGGATCGCTTCCTGATGAATCGTCCCAAAGAGGCCTGGGATCCACGTAAATATCTGGAGTATCGTTTGTTCTGGCCCTATTCATCCGGTATACCCGGCCAGTGGATGTCGCACCAGATAGACACAGTACACTGGTTCAGCGGTTTGGACCACCCTCGTAGCGTATCTGCCAATGGTGGTGTATACATGTGGAATGACGGACGTAAAAATGCAGATACCATGACTGCGGTTTTTGAGTACGGCCCTGATGATGATCTGTCTAAAGGTTTTCAGGTTGTGTACTCTTCCCGTATGCACAACTCTGCCGGTGGTGTTAAAGAAATTTACTTCTCAAACGCTGGTACACTGAACCTGGACAATAACACAATTTCACCTGAAGGCGGCCTGACCGAACGCCATGCCAGCGCAATGGGAATGGAGCCCAACCTGCTACCAGAGATGAACCTGGCCGACGCTGCTAAAGTAGAAACTTCTGCGAATACGGGGGTAGATAATATGACCTCTGCGCATATGCGCAACTGGATGGAGTGTGTACGCGATAGAAACGTAAAGACCAACGCCCCGGTAAGAGTAGGCTATAACCACTCAGTAGCTAACATCATGACAACCACTGCCCTGCATACTGGTAAGCGCGTTACTTTTGATGATAAGAGCCAGATGATAGTTCAGAGCTAA
- a CDS encoding PmoA family protein: MKISLTFFFVVLAYALFKHGIQLPDSVPAGSTETMNDHKVRLIHQQEENKVDVMMGDELFTSYIYPEDMEKPVLYPVNAPGNITLTRAFPLEARAGERVDHPHHVGIWMNYGDVNGLDFWNNSYNIPQEKKEGYGSIRHREVIQASSGDEGTLQVKADWLNNANKKLLEEQTTFHFREVEGVRIIDRIVVLKAQKEAVQFTDNKEGMLAIRVTRALEMPSEKPLKLTNAQGKPRAEAVLDNTGVNGNYLSSQAIEGEEVWGTRAKWMKLYGEIENSPVAIAILDHPENPGYPTYWHARPYGLFAANPLGQKVFSEGEKELNLKLNPGEEVIFRYRMLISSDDVLSSEKLNSLSKDFGQVL; this comes from the coding sequence ATGAAAATCTCCCTTACATTCTTTTTTGTGGTACTGGCCTATGCCTTATTTAAGCATGGCATACAGCTACCCGATAGCGTACCGGCGGGGAGTACCGAAACTATGAACGACCATAAGGTTCGTCTGATCCATCAGCAGGAAGAAAACAAAGTAGATGTGATGATGGGAGATGAGCTTTTTACTTCCTATATCTATCCTGAGGATATGGAAAAGCCTGTGCTCTATCCCGTCAATGCGCCAGGCAATATTACATTAACCCGCGCTTTTCCACTGGAGGCCAGGGCCGGAGAGCGCGTAGACCATCCACACCATGTGGGCATCTGGATGAACTATGGCGACGTGAATGGACTGGACTTCTGGAACAACTCATACAACATACCGCAGGAGAAGAAGGAGGGCTACGGTAGCATTCGCCACCGGGAAGTAATACAGGCAAGCAGTGGCGATGAAGGTACTCTACAGGTAAAAGCCGACTGGCTTAATAATGCTAACAAAAAGCTTCTGGAAGAGCAGACTACCTTTCATTTTCGCGAAGTGGAGGGTGTTCGCATTATCGACCGTATTGTAGTACTTAAAGCCCAGAAAGAAGCTGTGCAATTTACCGACAATAAAGAAGGCATGCTGGCCATACGTGTTACCCGTGCACTGGAAATGCCATCGGAAAAACCTCTCAAACTGACCAATGCGCAAGGTAAGCCTAGAGCCGAAGCTGTGCTGGACAATACTGGGGTAAATGGAAATTATCTGAGTAGTCAGGCTATAGAAGGTGAAGAGGTGTGGGGAACGCGAGCCAAATGGATGAAGCTCTATGGTGAGATAGAAAATAGCCCGGTAGCTATTGCCATTCTGGACCATCCGGAAAATCCTGGCTATCCGACTTACTGGCATGCGCGTCCGTATGGGCTTTTTGCTGCCAACCCTTTGGGGCAAAAGGTCTTTTCTGAAGGAGAAAAAGAGCTGAACCTAAAGCTTAATCCAGGTGAAGAGGTGATCTTCCGTTACCGTATGCTTATTTCGTCCGATGATGTGTTAAGTAGCGAAAAGCTCAATAGCCTAAGCAAAGATTTTGGTCAGGTGCTTTAA
- a CDS encoding sugar kinase, whose amino-acid sequence MERKIVTFGEVLMRLTPENYATFAQGKSLNMEFGGGEANVGITLAYLGEKATHITAFPDNYLGKSATQFLRHHWLTTDTIQYIKGRMALYFVEKGAVHRPSRVVYDRDATAFAHIEESTFDWQNILKDAHWLHWTAITPAIADGPAKSLKKALEVASKLEAKVSCDITYREQLWKDGRQPHEVIPELLMHVQVLMGSPFDFSKALGKEELAAMPFEDAAKIVKELYPNIEVVADKIRDTKHASHFTIEGVMWNGSEKISTEVIDIPQVVERIGSGDAFAAGLIYGLLHYQDKREALRFAAATCALKHTLEGDICPLNLDDVKRVMQGNKANILR is encoded by the coding sequence ATGGAAAGAAAGATAGTCACCTTCGGAGAGGTTTTGATGAGGCTTACGCCAGAAAACTATGCCACTTTTGCTCAGGGCAAGTCACTGAATATGGAGTTTGGAGGAGGAGAGGCAAATGTAGGAATTACCCTGGCGTATCTGGGGGAAAAAGCTACCCACATTACTGCCTTCCCCGATAATTATTTAGGGAAATCAGCGACTCAGTTTTTACGTCATCACTGGCTTACTACTGATACCATTCAGTACATAAAAGGCAGAATGGCACTGTACTTCGTAGAAAAAGGGGCCGTACACCGCCCCAGCCGGGTTGTGTATGATCGTGATGCCACTGCTTTTGCGCATATAGAAGAAAGCACCTTTGACTGGCAAAATATACTCAAAGATGCCCACTGGCTGCACTGGACTGCCATTACCCCTGCTATTGCCGATGGCCCAGCCAAATCTCTGAAAAAAGCTTTGGAAGTAGCGAGCAAACTGGAAGCTAAGGTATCTTGCGATATTACCTATAGAGAGCAGCTTTGGAAAGACGGGCGGCAACCCCATGAGGTAATACCAGAACTGCTCATGCATGTACAGGTATTAATGGGTAGCCCTTTTGACTTTTCTAAAGCACTGGGTAAAGAAGAGCTGGCTGCTATGCCCTTTGAAGATGCTGCCAAAATAGTAAAAGAACTTTACCCTAACATAGAAGTAGTCGCTGACAAAATTCGCGATACCAAACATGCTTCACACTTTACCATAGAAGGAGTGATGTGGAATGGAAGCGAAAAGATTAGTACCGAAGTCATTGATATACCACAGGTAGTTGAGCGTATTGGTTCGGGCGATGCTTTTGCAGCAGGTCTTATCTATGGGTTGCTCCACTATCAGGATAAGCGTGAAGCCCTGCGCTTTGCTGCCGCTACCTGTGCGCTCAAACATACCCTGGAAGGTGACATCTGTCCCCTTAATCTGGATGATGTAAAGCGTGTAATGCAGGGTAATAAAGCCAATATCTTACGATAA
- a CDS encoding redoxin domain-containing protein, whose translation MNIEVNATAPLFELTDMYGREIKLATYKGKKVFLGFFRHAGCPFCNLRVHALTKVHQELKAKGMEMIFFFESKESVLQRSSFHQEVSPIPLISDPQKIWYDTYGLETSGLKSSIGHITSFAKTAIQAKLKGLPLHTMADGESISTMPAEFLLDENLIIRKLYYSQRLSDRFAMEDIFSFAEQSKSQVAIH comes from the coding sequence ATGAATATTGAAGTCAACGCTACTGCGCCCCTCTTTGAACTTACAGATATGTACGGAAGAGAAATTAAGCTGGCAACTTATAAGGGGAAAAAGGTATTTCTTGGGTTTTTCAGGCATGCTGGCTGCCCTTTCTGTAATCTAAGAGTCCACGCTCTAACCAAAGTACATCAGGAGCTTAAGGCAAAAGGCATGGAGATGATCTTCTTCTTTGAGTCCAAAGAGTCTGTATTGCAGAGAAGCAGCTTCCATCAGGAGGTATCCCCTATACCTCTAATCTCTGATCCACAGAAAATATGGTACGATACCTATGGACTGGAAACCTCAGGTTTAAAGTCTTCTATTGGGCATATCACTTCTTTTGCTAAAACTGCCATACAGGCTAAACTAAAAGGCTTACCCTTACATACTATGGCTGATGGTGAATCTATTAGTACGATGCCTGCTGAGTTTTTGCTGGACGAAAATCTTATCATCCGTAAGCTCTATTATTCACAAAGGTTGAGCGATCGTTTTGCGATGGAAGACATCTTCTCTTTTGCGGAGCAGAGCAAAAGCCAGGTAGCTATTCATTAA
- a CDS encoding fructose-1,6-bisphosphatase, with protein MDKYQLKYLKLLSNTYPNRVEASKEIVMLSSILSLTKGAEIFLSDIHGEFEAFQHLMYNGSGIIKQKIKELYADELSEQKINQLSSLIYYPAEKLELIKKQKQDMEGFYKQTLSYLIHITRDFASIYSNRKLRKLLPEGFSHIILELVAEREVGEKYSYYDHLLSSVISLGQADQLIGEFSRFIQILCIHKVHIIGDVYDRGPGAEIIMDELMRLHSVDFQWGNHDIVWMGAACGSEACMANVLRLSLRYGNTDTLEKGYGIHLMPLASFAIEHYKSDEGIVFDPKVAPDDRFNASEQWLNRLMHKAISIIQFKLEGQLIKRRPEFKLEDRLLLHQVNYSDYSIRLNGKTHALQDKFLPTINPEDPYALSSEEVELIKRLKSSFLKSKRLQQHAQLLFEKGSMYTVTNQNLLYHGCIPLTAEGKFKEVDLGKGKKQGKALMDFFDQEMTVARSGTKGSSEKSYALDLIWYLWAGPLSPLFGKDKMATFERYFLNDPEVQKEVKDHYYTYRDNPASCEMILKEFGLDNDDAVILNGHVPVSVKKGESPVKAGGRLVVIDGGFAKAYQQQTGIAGYTLMHNAFGRQLIAQQPFESRKKAIVEELDIAYSETILNQSEHKQKVKDTEDGIRISEKISDLHELLNAYASGLLRERQ; from the coding sequence ATGGACAAATATCAGCTCAAATACCTGAAACTCCTTTCTAATACTTACCCTAATAGGGTAGAGGCTTCTAAAGAGATAGTCATGCTCAGCTCTATCCTGAGCCTGACCAAAGGTGCTGAAATATTTCTGAGCGATATTCACGGGGAGTTTGAAGCCTTTCAGCATCTGATGTATAATGGCTCAGGTATTATTAAGCAAAAGATCAAAGAGCTGTATGCAGATGAGCTCTCAGAGCAGAAGATTAACCAATTGTCTTCCCTGATCTATTATCCGGCAGAAAAGCTGGAGCTGATTAAAAAGCAGAAACAGGATATGGAAGGTTTCTACAAGCAAACGCTCAGCTACCTCATCCATATCACGCGTGATTTTGCCTCCATTTATTCTAATCGCAAGCTCAGGAAGCTACTTCCTGAAGGCTTCAGCCACATCATACTGGAACTGGTGGCGGAGCGCGAAGTAGGCGAAAAATATAGCTATTATGACCATTTATTGTCCAGCGTTATCTCATTAGGCCAGGCTGATCAGCTGATAGGTGAATTTTCTCGCTTTATCCAGATACTCTGCATCCACAAAGTACATATTATAGGTGATGTATATGACCGTGGACCGGGAGCTGAAATTATTATGGATGAGCTTATGCGCCTACATAGCGTAGACTTTCAGTGGGGCAATCATGATATTGTCTGGATGGGAGCAGCTTGCGGTTCAGAAGCCTGCATGGCAAATGTGCTGCGCCTCTCACTGAGGTATGGTAATACCGATACGCTGGAGAAAGGGTATGGCATTCATTTGATGCCTTTAGCCTCTTTTGCCATTGAGCATTATAAGTCTGATGAAGGCATTGTGTTTGACCCCAAAGTAGCCCCCGATGATAGGTTTAATGCTTCGGAGCAATGGCTTAACCGACTAATGCATAAAGCGATTTCTATTATTCAGTTCAAACTGGAAGGACAGCTAATTAAAAGAAGGCCTGAGTTTAAGCTGGAAGATCGTCTGCTCTTACACCAGGTAAACTATAGTGACTATAGTATTCGGTTGAACGGAAAGACTCATGCTTTGCAGGATAAATTCTTACCTACCATCAATCCCGAAGATCCCTATGCCCTTAGCTCAGAAGAGGTAGAGCTGATCAAGCGTCTAAAGTCTTCCTTCTTAAAAAGTAAAAGGCTGCAACAGCATGCTCAGCTACTGTTTGAAAAAGGCAGCATGTATACTGTTACTAACCAGAACTTACTCTACCACGGCTGTATTCCCCTTACGGCAGAAGGAAAGTTTAAAGAAGTAGATTTAGGTAAAGGAAAGAAGCAGGGTAAAGCACTGATGGATTTTTTTGATCAGGAGATGACTGTAGCACGCTCCGGTACTAAGGGCTCCAGTGAAAAGTCCTATGCCCTGGATTTGATCTGGTACCTATGGGCCGGGCCACTATCTCCACTATTTGGAAAAGACAAAATGGCTACCTTTGAGCGCTACTTCCTGAACGATCCTGAAGTACAAAAAGAGGTAAAAGACCATTACTACACCTATCGCGATAACCCTGCTAGTTGCGAAATGATACTAAAAGAGTTTGGCCTGGATAATGATGATGCGGTAATCTTAAACGGACATGTACCGGTATCGGTAAAAAAAGGGGAAAGCCCCGTAAAAGCCGGAGGCCGCTTAGTAGTTATTGATGGTGGCTTTGCCAAAGCTTATCAGCAGCAGACGGGTATTGCTGGCTATACGCTCATGCATAATGCTTTTGGCAGGCAACTGATCGCCCAGCAGCCTTTTGAGTCACGGAAAAAGGCAATTGTAGAGGAGCTGGATATCGCCTACAGCGAAACTATTCTCAACCAGAGTGAGCATAAACAAAAGGTCAAAGATACCGAAGATGGGATCAGGATTAGTGAGAAGATCAGCGATCTGCATGAGTTGTTGAATGCCTATGCCAGCGGCTTGCTCCGAGAGAGACAATAA